In Papaver somniferum cultivar HN1 chromosome 1, ASM357369v1, whole genome shotgun sequence, a genomic segment contains:
- the LOC113352367 gene encoding uncharacterized protein LOC113352367 yields MLRFQWKLIGNCKLIPLGRGFFTIKLDNEVDRQYIKEGKWEVLDQIIQIRKWISNFRPESQKTSRAMVWVRFPGLGLEFWNEKILFKICKEIGTPIKLDEATAKCEVGYYANVLVDIYFANSIPNKIWIGTKHGGFFQSISIPVCPKFCSTCKIVGHFITECRVEKNKAPNANKGNTQNKAASTPKQHYVPKKINSQPPFDICDRLEVDGFEESSTSGKTDDLPNVDSVVSNIVTPINLHSVSNSVNIVNGRFEVLNDMEHKEDDVISVDEEILTEMDPQKLIQMSEVTELEKSVIHFVNVESGKVTPEPVPFTTWSKVSTSSDNKKTDIEVGKSSQTTKVTSTNKAQAATK; encoded by the coding sequence ATGCTTCGATTTCAGTGGAAGCTAATTGGGAATTGCAAACTTATTCCATTAGGTAGAGGTTTTTTTACAATTAAGCTTGATAATGAGGTCGATAGACAGTACATCAAAGAGGGTAAATGGGAGGTGTTGGATCAAATTATTCAAATTCGAAAGTGGATCTCTAATTTTCGTCCTGAAAGTCAGAAAACTTCAAGAGCCATGGTATGGGTGAGGTTTCCAGGATTAGGTCTTGAATTCTGGAATGAGAAGATTTTGTTTAAGATTTGCAAAGAAATAGGTACACCAATCAAACTAGATGAAGCTACAGCTAAATGTGAAGTTGGTTATTATGCTAATGTGTTGGTTGATATTTATTTTGCTAATTCTATACCAAATAAGATTTGGATTGGCACTAAACATGGTGGTTTTTTTCAAAGTATTTCCATTCCAGTTTGTCCTAAATTCTGCTCCACTTGCAAGATTGTTGGTCACTTCATCACTGAATGCAGGGTAGAAAAGAACAAAGCTCCAAATGCTAATAAAGGAAATACCCAGAACAAGGCTGCCTCAACTCCTAAACAACATTATGTTCCAAAGAAGATTAATTCTCAGCCTCCTTTTGATATATGTGACAGATTAGAGGTTGATGGGTTTGAGGAGAGTAGTACATCTGGAAAAACTGATGACCTTCCTAATGTGGATTCAGTTGTTTCCAATATTGTCACTCCTATCAATTTACATTCAGTCAGCAATTCAGTAAACATAGTGAATGGTAGATTTGAAGTTCTTAATGACATGGAACATAAAGAGGATGATGTTATCAGTGTAGATGAGGAGATCTTAACAGAAATGGATCCTCAGAAGCTTATCCAAATGTCAGAAGTTACTGAACTGGAGAAAAGTGTTATACATTTTGTGAATGTTGAATCTGGTAAGGTTACTCCTGAGCCAGTACCTTTTACCACTTGGTCTAAGGTATCTACTTCATCAGACAATAAGAAAACAGACATTGAAGTTGGTAAGTCTAGTCAAACTACAAAAGTTACTTCAACTAATAAGGCTCAAGCAGCAACTAAGTAG